A stretch of DNA from Candidatus Saccharibacteria bacterium oral taxon 488:
TGCTTCTTTATCGGAGCTCGTTTTCCCTTGCCTAATTGCACCATATATCAATTATACCACGCTGGGGCGCGTCATCGCTGCGTGAGTGATGGCCGCCGCGAGCGCGTCGGCGCAGTCATCTGGCTTAGGCGCCTGGCTAAGGCCTAGGTTGAGGCGTACCATTTCTTGGATCTGCTTTTTATCAGCCTTGCCATAGCCAGTTAGCGTCTGTTTAATCTGTAGCGGCGTGTATTCACTGATCACGAGGCCCGCTTTATGCCCAGTCAACATTGCTACACCACGAGCATGAGCCACAGAAATAGCGGTAGTAACGTTGCGCGCAAAAAATAATTTTTCAATTGACATCACCTCAGGTCTAGTCTCAGCGATAATCTCCGTCAGGCCATCAAAAATCTCCGCCAGCCGCTCGTCTAGCGGTGTGTGTGCCGGCGTCTTGATCACGCCAGCCGTCACCAGCCGGTAGCCGCCCTGCCTCGCGTCAATCACGCCAAAGCCCAAAATGCCAGTCCCTGGATCAATGCCAATAATTCTCATGTGTTTATTATAACACCTGGCCGGTGACAGTGATTAATGCGATGACCACCTCGACGAGCTACTCACCAAATTATCGCTTGCCGCGCGTGATAGCGTGTTTCAGCCAGCCAGCAGCCCGGCCAATTTCCCAGCGCCACTGCCAGCCAGCATAACCAACCGCCAGCAGACTGACGCCGCCGAGCACCCACCAGCCCCACATCGCGCCCGTCACCTGCTTGACCTGCTCCGGCGCAAAGCCGGGTTTCGGTGCAGTAGCCAGCGCGACCTTGCGGCAGCGCTTCGTCTTTGGATTGCGCTCAAAGCCTTCGGCACACTCCTTTAACACGTCACTATCAGCGGCAATTTTCTTACAGCGCCCGGTGGCGGGATTACGAAACTTACCATCGGGACATGGCTTTAGGGTTTTGGCGGCCGCGGCTGCAATTGACCGGCACCGACCGGTTATCTCGCTCCGATAATACCCTTCACGACACGGCGTTTGGGTTTTGAGCTTGCTGATGTTGCGGCACCGACCGGTTTCTGGTGAACGATATTGGCCGGGCTTACACGGCGCGAGTTCTGGCTCGTTCACGATATTACGGCAGCGGCCCGTTGTCGGTGAACGGTACTGCCCCGGACGGCACGGCGTCGGCACTGGCTCCACCGGCTCCTTGACACAACGGCCCGTGAGCTCGTGACGCACATAGCCCGCCTTACAATCTGGCCACTGCTTGAATTCGTTGGGCTGAGCCGGTGTCGGCAAAATGTCACCTTCCATTCCCCGTCAAGCAGGCTCCACGACGAGTCCTTGGCCGCGCCAGCAAATGATGTCTGGTCAATTTCATTGCCGCTCTCGTCCAGCACGTACACTTCGCCGCCGCCGGTCTTTGTTAATTTGAGATTTGTCTCTGCCAGCCGAACGACATGCAGCGCCCTGGCCGCCAGTTCAACACCCCTGAACGTGTGCGTCGTGTCCTTGTGCTTACCCCGACCTTTGACGAGAATGGTGCAGCCCGTAAGGTCGAGGTCGCTGGTCCCGGCATTAATAATCTCGATAAACGGTGCGTCGACATTGGTCGCGATCTCGTGTAATTTCAAGCCGCTGCAGCGATTACTCGGTGGCGCCGGATCAACTGGCGGACGCGGCTCGTCAGGCTCACTGCACGCTGGCAGCTCACGAAGGCGCGGCGCCTCGCCGACCGAAAAATCGCTGACGTTATTATCCGTATCAGTCACCACGCCATTTGTTTGGCAGCGCCAGGCGTGTAGCTTGCCGCCTAGCTTAATCGGGCTGCCCTCACGCTCTGAGGCCGCGCCCCAGCCAACCAGATCCGACACCCGCCCATCACTCATCACCAATTTGACAGAGCCGCCGGTTTTTGCCAGCACTTTCTTGCTATCAAACCGCAGGTCAGCCTGCTCATCAGCTAGCTGTCTATCACCGACCACCAACGCCCCACCCGCCGGTACTACTAGGTCGGTCGAGATTGTTTTGAGCGTCGTCACCTGTCCCTTCTGATTAACATACTGCAGCGTCCAACCAGCGATATTGGCTGGCCCTGACGATAGATTATAGAGTTCGACGTAGGTACCGCGCGCTGCATTGAGGCCGACTTTGGTGATCAAGAGCCTGGCTGATGCGCGAGCCGCGGCTGACGGTGCAGGAGGTTCAGAAGGCGTTGGCCTGACCGGGGTGGGTGTTGATGGGTCTGCCGGCGGTGTTGACGGAGCGGGTGTAGACATAGACGTACCGCCAGAAGCTATATCCGGCGTGGCCGCCGCTGGGGCTAGTGGCCTGGTCGGAGCCGCCGGGCTGGGTACTGGATTGGCTGGCTGGGGCGCAGGCGTGTCCGTTGGCGCAACCGGTGTCAAGTCACTAGCAGGAGGTGTGGCCTCTGGCGGGGAGTCACTCGCAAACGCTACCACCGGCTGAAACACCAGCGCAATTATCGTTGACATAAGTAGTAGGCGGGTCAAAACCTTCATCGTGAACTCCCTGCTTGGCTTATGTTGACTAATTATTATTGTAAAAGAAATTCCTCCGAAACGCAAAAAGAGCACCGTCGGGGGCGCTCAATACATAGTCAATACATGGCCTAAACGCAGGTCACTCCGCAGTGATATCAGCATTGGTATGCACATTCACCACGTCGTCCAAGTCGTCCAGCGCATCAACTACCTTCATCAATTTCTGTGCGGTTTCCATATCAGCAATCTCAACTGGCGTGTTAGCGATGTAGCGCAGCTCGGCGTCTTTCACCTTCAAACCCTGTTCAGCCAACTGATTTCTAACACTCGCCAAATCCTTCAACTCCGTGTAAACAATGATCTCGCCGTCTTCCTCGACCGCATCTTCAGCACCAGCATCCAGCACTTGCAGTAGCAATTCTTCGCCCGTGCCCTCTACGGTGATCACACCCTTGCGAGTAAATTGAAACGCCACACTACCAGCGTCAGCGATGCGCCCGCCGTTCTTCACCAACGCCGTTTTGACTTCTGGCAAGGTACGGTTACGGTTGTCGGTCGCCGTCTCAATGATGATGCCGACGCCGCCAGGACCATAGCCTTCATAGGCAATTTCCTCCAGTGCCGCCGCGCTTTTATCAGCCACGCGGTCAATCGCCCGCTGAATGTTAGCACTCGGCATGTTGGCTGCCTTGGCTTTTTCAATGGCCATTGCTAAACTTGCATTCAATGTCGGATCGGTACCGCCACGCGCCGCAATTGCAATTTGATTACCCAATTTCGTGAAAATCGCACCACGCTTTGCATCAACAATCGCTTTCTGCCGGTGTGTCGTCGCCCATTTACTGTGTCCTGCCATGTGTCTATGCCTCCAGAAAATTCGTTTCTTTTAGTATAGCAGAAAATGGACGAGGGGTTAACTATCGACCTGGTTGGTGGTGTCTTCTGAGAGAACGAAGCCACCACAATTTGATTCTATGCGTACCTCCCAGATATGCACACCATCGTGATATTCTTCTTTGTTGATATATACACCATACTGACGAGAGATAATCCCCTTATCAACATATTTCTGTAGTATACCTCTGACATATCCCTCGATCATATTCCCACTCCTCCGCTCCAACACATCCAGCGGAGGTTGTAGAACAGGATACTGACGCTCCCCTGACAAAGCTTCACAATTATTTGTTAAATATACCCCAGGAGATGCCTCGCCTAACTCCGCATCCAGAGGAGTAACCTCCTCACATTCAAGGTCTGCGTTGGTCTGCAGGACATCTTTTCGATGTCGGGAGTTCCTTTTGGCAATAGCCATCACAAAATACGATAACTCTACGTCATCAGGTGTCAGCTCGCCTCGCTCCCGCTGCTCATCAAAGTCATGAATAAATTGACGTAACGTCTCATCGCTAGCCTTATCGGCTGCAACGAGGGGTGCTATCGCCTCATTCATGCGTTTCGAACTTTCTTCTTTAATCACAGCCAAGGTCTGGGCGACCTTCGTTGACTCCTGAATTTGCTGCATCTGCACAGACGCTGCTTCTCTAATTTCCCTACACCGCCTGTCGAACTCCTTCCGAGCTTCCTTAATTTGTCTTTCTTGGTTAGCTAAAACTTCCGCGCGTTGCCGCTGATCGCCTCGCTTGGTCTCATGCGTTTTATCGCTGTATTCGTTATATACATTGTCGATTGTCGTATATATTCGACAAAACTCCTCAAGTGTCATCGGAGCGGCTACTCCTTGCTCCCCCTGCGTCTCGTCACCACCTTGCATATCCCCACGGACTTCAACCTCATCAGGCTGTTGCTCACCATAATTATTCGATGCGGCTGCTAGCCTCTCCCATGAAGCTGCTAGATCCTGGCCTTGATTACTGCTATCTCCACCTATTCTTTCTTTGCCCATTTCATTCCTCCAGATTGAATAATGTTATACCTCTCTAGCCATCGCCCGAGGATTGAACCTGTACCCACCCGTCCCAAGTGATCAGCCGAATAACCTGATAGTAGTACACTTATCAGGTTTCCTCAAGCATGAGCGAGATCGGCAGCCTGCCACAATCGTCCACGGCTACTCAACCACATTACTCTCACGCAGCCGCAGCCCGGTCTGTCGCCGCATCCACCACATTGCCCCGATAATGACGAGGTAGGTAATGATTACCCATAGCCAGCTCAAGTTCACCTCCAGCTGCGCCCAGTCCAGCCCTGCCAGCCACGTGGCGACGCCGACCATATACTGGAGCAGCCACGTCGTCGGCGCGGCGACGAGTCCAGCCACCACCGACACATCCGCGCACACACCAACCACAAAGGTCAGCAGCATCGCCAGCGGCACCAATGGCAGAATGAGCACATTCGCGATCAGCGCCACGTTACTAATCACACCAAACGACGCTACCAGCAGCGGTAACGTCATGATCTGGGCCGACACCGTCTCGCCGATAATCTGCCGGATCACCCCGGGCGGCTTCGTACCAAAAAAGTATCGCTGCAGCAGCGGCGCCAGGATAATCACCCCGCTAAACGCCGCGAAACTCAATTGCCAACCGAGGTCATTCCAGCCAAACTGCGGATTGATAAGTAGCGTCATCGCCGCAGCGACTGGTAGCAGCACCAACGGATGAATCGTCCGGCCATAATACCACGCGGCTAGGCTGAGGCTCGCCACCAGCCCGGCCCGCGACATGCTCGGACTGAGGCCGGTCATCGCCATAAAGCCAATGATCATCACACCGGCACTCAGTGCCGCCAGATATTTCGACACCCGAACGAACAGTCGCCGCGCCAGCCGCACTAAAATTGTTAAGTTATAGCCGCTGGCCACGATAACGTGCGTCAAGCCTGCGACCTGCAGCGCCGTCATCAATTCCAGCGGCAATGCCCGCCGTAAACCCATCAAGAACCCGAGGCCCAGCGCCGCCTCCGACTCCGGCACGTACCGTCGCACCCGCTCCGCAAACCAATCACGCACGCCCACTGCCACGTCGCCCGGCTGCTCGCGCGTCACTCGTTCAACCGCTGCCCGCGACATCCGCGCCGCAAACGCCCCAAACCCATCGCTCAGCACACCCCGCACAGTGACCACGTCGCTGCGTTTAATCGCCTGGTTATGTCTCGTCACCACCCAGACACTACCAGGTAGCCGCCGATCATTACTCATGATATCACCCAGGCGCAGCACTGTCTGCTCCTTTTTATCGACATCAGGATCTTCCAGTACCCGCCCGCTCAGCCGCACCGTTTGACCGATTAGCGTTTGATAGTGCTCTAGGCCGACCTGCCCCAGACTGCCTCGCCACAGTCCAATGAGCGCTCCGCCGATCAAGGCTACTACGACCAGCCAGCGCCGCGCCCCAACGAGCGCCGCTAGGGCCAATACCATTCCCGCTACTAACCACATCCAACCAGCGAACAACCCGTACGGCGCTCGCATCACGCTGATAACGCCGATGACGATGCCGACACCAGCCGCCGCCAACAGCCACGACACATGCAAACGCTGAGTGAGGCCGAGAGACTTCATATTGTTAGTATACGCGAAGCGCGGCCAGACTTACATCAAATCACCTGAAATGGATACAATAAAAATCCTAGTTCATGAACTAGGATTGTACTCCACGTGGAGGGCCCACCGGGGCTTGAACCCGGGACACCCTGCTTAAAAGGCAGGTGCTCTAACCAACTGAGCTATGGGCCCGCACATGACGCGCAGCGCAACGAAGCGAGAACGCGACTTTTCACATTTTATCACAGAGAAGCAGCATTTTCAACGCTTTGTTTTCTTGGAGGCGGGCGCCTTGGCCTTGAGTGGCACACTCATATCAAGCAGCCCCGCTACCAGCCCAACGGTCGCCGCATAGCGCCACCAGTCGCTCAGCAATTTGTATGTCTTCATCGCATCCGCATCCAAGCTCATAAACTTGCCCAGTGGCCGCACCAGCATCGCCGCTGCTAGCACGCCGACTAGCACTGCCGAGATTAGCCGCAGTAACTTGCCAGGCCCCTTTGGCCCAGTAACTAATAATAGCACCAGCGGCCCCACCGTCAGGATAATCGTCGCGATAACACCGTTCGGCAATCCCACTACGCTACTAACACCTAGCCCGCCGATCACCCCGGCCAGCCACTCCGCCCATAATTCTGCCAACAGTGCACCAGCCGCTAGTGCCAGCGCCAACACGCCAAATCGCCGGTTTAACACGAAAGCTAGCGCCGCTACCACCACGGCTACACCACCAAATAACAACACTACACTCATCGCTTCCCCTCCGTCGTAAACCGCGCAGTGACGCCCGGCTTGATACCATGCTCCTTGGCACTACCCGCCGGCAGCTCTAACACGTACCGCGCCGGAACTGGCGTGTGATATACCTCATGCGGCTCATTGTCAGGCCAGACATCACGCTTGACGTGCACGACCTTTTTCTTGGCATCTAGCCAGATAATATCAATCGGGACGCGCATATCCTTCATCCAAATTGGTATATCACCGTCTTTCTCGGCCACGAACAACATCCCCTCGCTCTTACCCAGCTCCTGCCGACCGCCCAAGCCCCGCGCCCGCGTCTCGTCCGTATCAGCGACCTCTACTCGAAATGTACCCTTACCAATATCAACAGTCGTGTACGTCTTATTCATCTGGCGCGACACCGCCCATACGCCGTAGCCGACCCCGGCCAGCACACCGAGTACGATCACCCAAACGATGATCCGCTGCACTATCGACGCCGACTTCGCATTCATACTCCCATTATAGCAAGTTTATCTTCAGGCGCCGACTTTATCTTTTTTGTTACCGCGCTTGGCGTTGCGATCAATATAATCAATAATCCGACCAGCCACATTGCGGCCCGTCACCTTTTCGATGCCAAATCCTGGACTAGCATTCACCTCCAGCACCAATGCACCACGACTTGAGCGCATAAAATCAACGCCGGCCACTACCAGGCCCATTGCCTTGGCGGCCTTAACGCACATCTTTTGTTCATCAGGCGTCAACTTGACGACCGTTCCCTCACCGCCTTTGTGTAAATTACTGCGAAAATCATCGTCCAAACTCTGCCGTTTCATGCTAGCCACCACTTGACTACCGACCACAAACGCCCGAATATCGGTGCCGGCCGACTCTTTGATAAATTCCTGCAACAGCACGTTTGTGCCGTCAGAATTGCTGAGATAAAACGCCTGCATGACCGACTTGGCGGCCTTGATCGTCTCGGCTAACACCACGCCATTGCCATGTGTCCCGCGCGCCAGCTTGATAATCGCCGGCGTACCGCCAATCTCATCCAGTAGCACATCGATGTCCGTTTCATTACGCGAGAACACCGTCTTCGGGATCGCCACACCAGCCCGCGCCAGTAACTGCGTCGAGCGCAGTTTATCCCGCGCCCGCGTAATGGCGATTGACCGATTCATAAAAAACGCCTGCGGATTCGCCATCTCTAGCTGCCGCAATACCGC
This window harbors:
- the ruvC gene encoding crossover junction endodeoxyribonuclease RuvC; its protein translation is MRIIGIDPGTGILGFGVIDARQGGYRLVTAGVIKTPAHTPLDERLAEIFDGLTEIIAETRPEVMSIEKLFFARNVTTAISVAHARGVAMLTGHKAGLVISEYTPLQIKQTLTGYGKADKKQIQEMVRLNLGLSQAPKPDDCADALAAAITHAAMTRPSVV
- a CDS encoding YebC/PmpR family DNA-binding transcriptional regulator, which codes for MAGHSKWATTHRQKAIVDAKRGAIFTKLGNQIAIAARGGTDPTLNASLAMAIEKAKAANMPSANIQRAIDRVADKSAAALEEIAYEGYGPGGVGIIIETATDNRNRTLPEVKTALVKNGGRIADAGSVAFQFTRKGVITVEGTGEELLLQVLDAGAEDAVEEDGEIIVYTELKDLASVRNQLAEQGLKVKDAELRYIANTPVEIADMETAQKLMKVVDALDDLDDVVNVHTNADITAE
- a CDS encoding ComEC family competence protein, which encodes MKSLGLTQRLHVSWLLAAAGVGIVIGVISVMRAPYGLFAGWMWLVAGMVLALAALVGARRWLVVVALIGGALIGLWRGSLGQVGLEHYQTLIGQTVRLSGRVLEDPDVDKKEQTVLRLGDIMSNDRRLPGSVWVVTRHNQAIKRSDVVTVRGVLSDGFGAFAARMSRAAVERVTREQPGDVAVGVRDWFAERVRRYVPESEAALGLGFLMGLRRALPLELMTALQVAGLTHVIVASGYNLTILVRLARRLFVRVSKYLAALSAGVMIIGFMAMTGLSPSMSRAGLVASLSLAAWYYGRTIHPLVLLPVAAAMTLLINPQFGWNDLGWQLSFAAFSGVIILAPLLQRYFFGTKPPGVIRQIIGETVSAQIMTLPLLVASFGVISNVALIANVLILPLVPLAMLLTFVVGVCADVSVVAGLVAAPTTWLLQYMVGVATWLAGLDWAQLEVNLSWLWVIITYLVIIGAMWWMRRQTGLRLRESNVVE
- a CDS encoding DUF192 domain-containing protein, translated to MNAKSASIVQRIIVWVIVLGVLAGVGYGVWAVSRQMNKTYTTVDIGKGTFRVEVADTDETRARGLGGRQELGKSEGMLFVAEKDGDIPIWMKDMRVPIDIIWLDAKKKVVHVKRDVWPDNEPHEVYHTPVPARYVLELPAGSAKEHGIKPGVTARFTTEGKR
- a CDS encoding RimK family alpha-L-glutamate ligase, coding for MNIAILSNGNINYSTLRLREEAEKRGHQVKVIKYKNCYVSIDERHPKVIYRGKEIGNFDVLIPRIASYMTRYGTAVLRQLEMANPQAFFMNRSIAITRARDKLRSTQLLARAGVAIPKTVFSRNETDIDVLLDEIGGTPAIIKLARGTHGNGVVLAETIKAAKSVMQAFYLSNSDGTNVLLQEFIKESAGTDIRAFVVGSQVVASMKRQSLDDDFRSNLHKGGEGTVVKLTPDEQKMCVKAAKAMGLVVAGVDFMRSSRGALVLEVNASPGFGIEKVTGRNVAGRIIDYIDRNAKRGNKKDKVGA